Proteins found in one Geomonas subterranea genomic segment:
- a CDS encoding O-antigen ligase family protein: protein MLTALLFVFVNCAGYLLAILRGPFWALLVYAHIYFNSPDPHINWWGELLPFQQWSYLTTAVLLASMFLHKNSLSDRPIRTVHLVIYFLGLTALLSLGSEFKPVSMGFLTLMVSYTVICFGLVKIMTERWQLRVLWLWLIILSAKLSLNAYLYGKRIHGRLENIGGADSVSSNLFGLLLVGVIPLMVPFLLSGKRYERIICLLCAPFILNALVLCNSRGAFVALAGGFFVAFIFLAERQLRKTMMAMAALGIVAFLYLADQEMMERLASLTQATQAINDDQQANTLSSGRLEIWGYGLQMVADHPFGAGPGGFKQLAKDYMPPEILKVHADGETGVRGAHSSYLLVLVEQGPLGLLLWLSICLGTWFNIHRGYRALRGREGADPFLILAVFSLGSSFVSTLLGGLFTSRVYYEFFWWQVAMAVVIAFFASEEVASLQEKQGERSGAAHT from the coding sequence ATGCTGACTGCCCTTCTCTTCGTTTTCGTGAACTGTGCGGGATACTTACTCGCCATACTGCGGGGACCCTTCTGGGCCCTCCTGGTCTACGCGCACATCTACTTCAACTCCCCCGACCCGCACATCAACTGGTGGGGCGAGCTGCTCCCCTTCCAGCAGTGGAGCTACCTGACCACCGCGGTCCTGCTGGCGTCGATGTTTCTGCACAAGAACAGCCTTTCCGACCGCCCCATACGGACGGTCCATCTGGTCATCTACTTTCTCGGTCTTACCGCGCTCCTCTCCCTCGGATCCGAGTTCAAACCGGTCTCCATGGGGTTCCTCACGCTGATGGTCTCGTACACGGTCATCTGTTTCGGCCTGGTCAAGATCATGACCGAGCGGTGGCAGCTAAGGGTGCTGTGGTTGTGGCTGATCATCCTGAGCGCGAAGCTCTCCCTGAACGCCTACCTGTACGGCAAAAGGATACATGGCCGCCTGGAAAACATCGGCGGCGCGGACTCGGTGAGCTCGAACCTGTTCGGTCTGCTCCTGGTCGGCGTCATCCCCCTCATGGTTCCCTTCCTGCTCTCGGGAAAGCGGTACGAACGGATCATCTGCCTGCTGTGCGCACCGTTCATACTCAACGCGTTGGTGTTGTGCAACAGTCGCGGCGCCTTCGTCGCGCTCGCAGGGGGGTTCTTCGTCGCCTTCATCTTCCTCGCGGAGCGGCAGTTGAGAAAGACGATGATGGCCATGGCGGCGCTCGGCATAGTCGCCTTCCTCTACCTTGCGGACCAGGAGATGATGGAGCGGCTGGCCAGTCTGACCCAGGCGACCCAGGCCATCAATGATGACCAGCAGGCCAACACCCTCTCCAGCGGGAGGCTCGAGATCTGGGGGTACGGGCTGCAGATGGTGGCGGACCATCCCTTCGGCGCCGGTCCCGGCGGCTTCAAGCAGTTGGCTAAGGACTACATGCCTCCGGAGATCCTGAAGGTCCACGCCGACGGGGAGACCGGTGTCAGGGGCGCCCACAGCTCCTACCTGCTGGTGCTGGTCGAACAGGGGCCCCTGGGGCTGCTGCTTTGGTTGTCGATCTGTCTGGGGACCTGGTTCAACATCCACAGGGGGTACAGGGCGTTGCGGGGGAGGGAAGGCGCCGACCCGTTCCTGATTTTGGCCGTTTTCTCCCTGGGGAGTTCCTTCGTCTCCACCTTGCTGGGGGGCTTGTTCACCTCGCGTGTTTATTACGAATTCTTCTGGTGGCAGGTCGCGATGGCAGTCGTGATCGCCTTCTTCGCCAGTGAGGAGGTGGCCTCGCTGCAGGAAAAGCAAGGGGAAAGAAGCGGTGCGGCTCACACATGA
- a CDS encoding lipopolysaccharide biosynthesis protein — protein sequence MTNDTIFARLLRNSGTIFLGNSAASAFNIVSFSLLARAVGAELLAVFALCQTYAALINDIFNVQTWESVVKFGSANPSDQELGSLIRTNVVIDTVSAVIACGAALLLLLPVSVAAGWSKSYLPMISFYALTILFNSTTLAIGVPRLLREFTGVARIQIGVAVLRLAAVGTCYFMKGEAAVFIGVYICMDILANLLLTCYGARLATRRLGRKWWSSRMHISREQVGFIWWTNLRTIIRVPVRHFDVIVISSVISMEALGCYKVYKEIVKVIANVADPVSQAVFPEFTKLIGSDRFDESVALARKSMAALSLVSVALCGALCLAAGVIVKAFFGAQFLGRLPVLYLMIMVAGLSFATSPINSLFIAAGYAKASFYVVVVTNTVYLAMAYLCGSAFGLVGIVVANATQFVLNKELKVWVMKRTGRWTREPRVAPG from the coding sequence ATGACCAACGATACCATCTTCGCCAGGCTGCTGCGCAACTCCGGCACGATCTTCCTCGGCAACTCCGCGGCGTCGGCCTTCAACATCGTCTCCTTTTCCCTGCTGGCACGCGCGGTGGGGGCGGAGCTTCTGGCGGTGTTCGCCCTCTGCCAGACCTATGCCGCGCTTATCAACGACATCTTCAACGTGCAGACCTGGGAGTCGGTGGTCAAATTCGGTTCGGCAAACCCCAGCGACCAGGAACTGGGGAGCCTGATCAGGACCAATGTGGTGATCGACACGGTGAGCGCGGTCATTGCCTGCGGCGCAGCGCTCTTGCTGCTCCTTCCCGTCTCCGTCGCGGCGGGATGGAGCAAAAGCTACCTCCCGATGATCTCCTTTTACGCCCTGACCATTCTCTTCAACAGCACCACCCTGGCCATAGGCGTACCGCGCCTGCTGCGGGAGTTCACCGGTGTCGCGAGGATTCAGATAGGGGTCGCCGTGCTGAGACTTGCCGCGGTGGGCACCTGCTATTTCATGAAGGGGGAGGCAGCCGTCTTCATCGGCGTCTACATCTGCATGGACATCCTGGCCAATCTCCTGCTCACCTGCTACGGCGCGCGGCTGGCTACACGGAGACTGGGGCGGAAGTGGTGGTCCAGCAGGATGCACATCAGCAGGGAGCAGGTCGGTTTCATCTGGTGGACCAACCTGAGGACCATCATCCGGGTCCCGGTCAGGCACTTCGACGTCATCGTGATCAGCTCTGTCATCTCCATGGAGGCGCTTGGGTGCTACAAGGTCTACAAGGAGATAGTCAAGGTGATCGCCAACGTCGCCGACCCGGTGAGCCAGGCCGTCTTCCCGGAGTTCACCAAGCTGATCGGCAGCGACAGGTTCGACGAATCGGTAGCCCTGGCCAGAAAGTCGATGGCCGCGCTGTCGCTGGTCTCCGTTGCCCTCTGCGGCGCGCTCTGCCTGGCGGCGGGGGTGATCGTGAAGGCGTTTTTCGGCGCCCAGTTCCTTGGGCGGCTGCCGGTTCTTTACCTGATGATCATGGTGGCGGGGCTCTCCTTCGCCACCTCCCCGATAAACTCGCTGTTCATCGCCGCCGGATACGCGAAGGCGAGTTTCTATGTCGTTGTGGTCACCAACACGGTGTACCTCGCCATGGCCTACCTGTGCGGTTCCGCCTTCGGGCTGGTCGGTATCGTGGTGGCCAACGCGACACAATTCGTGCTGAACAAGGAACTGAAGGTGTGGGTCATGAAAAGGACCGGGCGGTGGACCAGAGAGCCCCGCGTGGCACCCGGCTAA
- a CDS encoding methyltransferase domain-containing protein, with amino-acid sequence MTMVNGYEAPAAERVGEFLRLGRERGYWRNGYDFPRLCRQVFGGISLKGKRVLEIGSGSGVLSMWAGLCGASEVVALEPLEEGSGSFKRGRIYDDFASMTRALGLETTRILPKAVQHFRGEGTFDLVLSNASINHLDEPNCVTLKSSVQSREVYLDVLRGIAQDMNRGGKLIIMDVSSENMFNDLGLTNPFMKTIEWHKHHTPQLWGEICSQAGFSEPLITWPSGRYLRYLRIYSRPSWCSYLTDSLFRLEMTRS; translated from the coding sequence ATGACGATGGTGAACGGGTACGAGGCGCCTGCAGCAGAGAGGGTCGGCGAATTCCTGCGGCTTGGGCGCGAGAGAGGATACTGGCGCAACGGGTACGACTTTCCGCGCTTGTGCCGGCAGGTCTTCGGCGGCATCTCGCTGAAGGGCAAGAGGGTCCTCGAGATCGGCAGCGGCAGCGGCGTGTTGTCCATGTGGGCGGGCCTGTGCGGGGCGTCGGAGGTGGTCGCCCTCGAACCTCTCGAAGAGGGGAGCGGCTCCTTCAAAAGGGGCCGGATCTACGACGATTTCGCGTCCATGACCCGGGCTCTGGGGCTGGAGACGACCAGGATCCTGCCGAAGGCGGTCCAGCACTTCCGGGGGGAGGGGACATTCGACCTCGTGCTCTCCAACGCCTCCATCAACCACCTGGACGAGCCTAACTGCGTCACCCTCAAATCCAGTGTGCAGTCGCGGGAGGTCTACCTCGATGTGCTGAGGGGGATCGCGCAGGACATGAACCGCGGGGGGAAGCTCATCATCATGGACGTCTCCAGCGAGAATATGTTCAACGACCTCGGCCTCACCAACCCCTTCATGAAGACCATCGAGTGGCACAAACACCACACCCCGCAACTGTGGGGGGAGATCTGTTCGCAGGCGGGCTTCTCGGAGCCGTTGATCACCTGGCCCTCCGGCCGGTACCTCAGGTACCTGAGGATTTACAGCCGCCCCTCCTGGTGTTCCTACCTCACCGACAGCCTTTTCCGGCTGGAGATGACCCGGTCATAA
- a CDS encoding SDR family NAD(P)-dependent oxidoreductase: MKGKVAVITGATSGFGKGTAEVLAARGVKVVISGRRKEPGENLVADIRAKGGEAMFTYADVNDEASVKALVNRAVEKYGRLDLAVNNAGISTEGAKIAESETARFQEMIQTNVLGVYFGMKYQIQQMLKNGGGSIVNLASIAGLNGIPYTGAYCATKHAVVGLTKAGALDYATQGIRINAVAPGAAKTDIIVKAITQGVYDEPSIAAMHPMARMGLPHEIVNGIVWLLSDEASFVTGHVLNVDGGFQAK, encoded by the coding sequence ATGAAAGGTAAAGTTGCAGTTATTACAGGTGCTACGTCGGGTTTTGGCAAAGGAACCGCAGAGGTTCTGGCCGCCAGAGGTGTGAAAGTCGTCATCAGCGGTCGCCGCAAGGAACCGGGTGAAAATCTCGTTGCGGACATTCGCGCCAAAGGTGGCGAGGCAATGTTTACTTACGCCGATGTCAACGACGAAGCCAGCGTTAAAGCGCTCGTCAACAGGGCCGTTGAAAAATATGGTCGCCTTGATTTGGCAGTAAATAATGCAGGTATCTCGACTGAGGGTGCAAAGATTGCAGAATCTGAAACAGCTCGGTTCCAAGAAATGATTCAAACCAATGTGCTTGGCGTTTACTTTGGAATGAAATACCAGATTCAACAAATGCTGAAGAATGGTGGAGGCTCCATTGTTAATCTCGCGTCCATTGCTGGTCTCAATGGTATTCCCTACACGGGCGCTTATTGTGCAACCAAGCATGCGGTTGTTGGGCTAACAAAGGCAGGCGCACTCGATTACGCCACGCAAGGAATACGCATTAACGCCGTTGCGCCAGGAGCGGCCAAGACTGACATCATCGTCAAAGCGATCACCCAAGGGGTATATGACGAACCCAGTATTGCCGCTATGCATCCGATGGCCCGCATGGGCCTGCCACATGAGATCGTCAACGGCATTGTGTGGCTCTTATCTGATGAGGCATCATTCGTTACGGGCCATGTTCTCAATGTTGATGGCGGATTCCAGGCAAAGTGA
- a CDS encoding pectate lyase family protein, with the protein MRTLLLVVAITVGLGSSAFGLPAFPGAVGVGANSVGGRGGKVIKVKNLNDSGPGSLREALSTPGPRIIVFDVSGNISLTTLLYVKEPYVTIAGQTSPGGISVSGKQFNVATHDVVIRHMRFRSGGYLYTGDDSDGDSFSLWGQYWNGGLPVYNVIVDHCSFTWGTDETFSITGGVTKTTLQYNLIAQGLRYAKLATSDHSKGLMVSGKYKFPTEVSLYRNFIAHNTDRSPLMYNPPTDNTSFLVDGTNNVSYNWKGGLRPSVGGDAHVNWIANYAKEGPYSNRQNFFMQGETIVTPAKPLLYVSGNLGTARSDTDPEWMVSQAYTTTPLPSTYQQGSRWDISAPLPYDKMTPALASRIVAAAGATVPLRDSVDTAIAKSFDAGISLMKDTVAYPADWPTYAQTPPLTDTDNDGMPDSYEIAKGLNPRVDDSALDQNGDGYTNIEEYINGLAEPKPASPPNLRRANP; encoded by the coding sequence ATGAGAACTCTACTCCTGGTGGTGGCGATAACGGTGGGCCTTGGCTCATCTGCTTTCGGATTACCCGCATTTCCTGGTGCGGTCGGTGTCGGCGCGAACAGCGTCGGCGGCAGGGGGGGCAAGGTCATAAAGGTGAAGAACCTCAACGACAGCGGTCCAGGCAGCCTCCGTGAAGCCCTCTCCACCCCCGGCCCCCGCATCATCGTCTTCGACGTGTCTGGCAACATAAGCCTCACGACGTTGCTCTACGTCAAGGAGCCGTACGTGACCATCGCGGGGCAGACGTCGCCGGGGGGGATCTCCGTTTCCGGAAAACAGTTCAACGTCGCCACCCATGACGTTGTGATCCGCCACATGAGGTTCCGCTCCGGCGGCTACCTCTACACCGGCGACGACTCGGACGGGGACAGCTTCAGCCTCTGGGGGCAGTACTGGAACGGCGGACTTCCGGTCTACAACGTCATCGTCGACCACTGCTCATTCACGTGGGGTACCGACGAGACCTTCTCGATAACCGGAGGGGTGACCAAGACGACCCTGCAGTACAATCTGATCGCGCAGGGGCTCAGGTACGCGAAGTTGGCCACCTCCGATCACAGCAAGGGGCTCATGGTTAGCGGCAAGTACAAGTTCCCCACCGAAGTCTCCCTCTACCGGAACTTCATCGCCCACAACACCGACCGCTCGCCGCTTATGTACAACCCGCCTACCGACAACACCAGCTTCCTCGTCGACGGGACCAACAACGTCAGCTACAACTGGAAGGGGGGGCTCAGGCCGTCGGTTGGGGGCGACGCGCATGTGAACTGGATCGCCAACTACGCTAAGGAAGGACCGTACTCCAACAGGCAGAACTTCTTCATGCAGGGGGAAACCATAGTGACGCCGGCGAAACCGCTTCTGTACGTGAGCGGCAACCTGGGCACCGCGCGGAGTGACACCGATCCGGAATGGATGGTGTCGCAGGCCTACACCACGACGCCGCTCCCCTCGACCTACCAGCAGGGCTCGCGGTGGGACATCTCCGCCCCCCTCCCATACGACAAGATGACCCCGGCCCTGGCATCGAGGATCGTCGCCGCGGCCGGCGCTACCGTGCCGTTGAGGGACTCGGTCGACACCGCGATAGCGAAGTCCTTCGACGCGGGGATCTCCCTTATGAAGGACACCGTCGCCTACCCGGCTGACTGGCCTACCTACGCCCAGACACCTCCCCTCACAGACACGGACAACGACGGCATGCCGGACAGCTACGAAATCGCCAAAGGACTGAACCCCAGGGTGGATGACTCGGCGCTGGATCAAAACGGCGACGGCTACACCAACATCGAGGAGTACATAAACGGACTCGCCGAACCCAAACCGGCCTCTCCTCCCAACCTCAGAAGGGCCAACCCGTAG
- a CDS encoding Ig-like domain-containing protein, giving the protein MRSFFRRALGQILVDGKFLSKRTLDRALEQQKQTHELLGAVLVRMGVLRPSDVDVPLMIQGHLSSMEDAVKLAAGQRQLLGSLLVLSGKITAAQLDHAIAEHQRTGERLGEVFIRLGMLTEIQLKGLLELQHNQESPASTPLRLGELLVSSGFITRQQLDLALAKQSRTGQKLGEVIVAEGFARRSQINHVVRLQKMCINSVLAAILSMGAMTASASASSVSLAWDPSSDATVVGYKVYYQPDSQTTPFQGPAPVDVQSLTAATIDNLDPSHSYSFAVTAYDVDGIESDYSNIVTVVESVPPATAITYPAPSATVAGAVTITADATDNIAVASVEFYVNGVLKGSAAAAPYVYSWDTASLAPGSYTLQTKAFDAAGNSALSQAISVTVANDVLAPTVSLASPANNMTVSGAVTVSANATDNVGVSRVEFYLNNTLLGATNVAPYSYTWDTRTMTNGVYSLTAKAFDAVGNAGQSQVVTVNVMNDLVAPVVNITSPASNATVTGTVTVAADATDNIGVSKVEFYRDGVLAATSAAAPYGYTWDTTQAANGSHTLTSRAYDAAGNVGQSQSVTVTVANTSSDLIAPTVSITSPAPNAIVSGKVAVTVNATDDVGVTKVEYYRNTTLIATIKSAPFTYSWDTTTVVDGNWTLSTKAYDAAGNVGQSQSVTVTVANTSSDLIAPTVSITSPAPNAIVSGKVAVTVNATDDVGVSKVEYYRNTTLIATIKSAPFTYSWDTTTVVDGNWTLSTKAYDAAGNVGQSQSVTVTVANTSSDLIAPAVSLTSPGSGSTVTGSVVISANASDNVGVSKVEFYRDGTLLSTLSASPYSYTWDTKTSTNGSHTLTAKAYDAAGNVGSSQNVSVTVQNDLQAPAVAITSPSNNATVSGTVTVSANASDNVGVTKVNFYRSGVLIATSTSAPYRFNWNTKTVPNGSYSLTATAYDAAGNTQSSQIAVNVKNK; this is encoded by the coding sequence ATGCGAAGCTTTTTCAGACGCGCCCTCGGGCAGATATTGGTTGACGGCAAGTTCCTCTCCAAACGCACGCTTGACCGCGCCCTCGAGCAGCAAAAGCAGACCCATGAGCTGCTGGGGGCGGTTCTGGTCCGCATGGGGGTTCTGCGCCCCAGTGACGTGGACGTGCCTTTGATGATCCAGGGGCACTTAAGCAGCATGGAGGATGCGGTAAAGCTGGCTGCGGGGCAAAGGCAGCTGCTGGGCTCCCTGCTGGTCCTGTCCGGCAAGATCACCGCTGCACAGCTGGATCACGCCATTGCGGAACACCAGAGGACGGGTGAAAGGCTGGGCGAGGTCTTCATCCGCCTCGGCATGCTCACCGAGATTCAGCTAAAGGGGCTTCTGGAGTTGCAGCACAACCAGGAAAGCCCAGCCAGCACCCCGCTGCGATTGGGGGAACTGCTCGTTTCGAGCGGCTTCATCACCCGGCAACAACTCGACCTGGCCCTTGCCAAGCAAAGCCGCACCGGCCAAAAGCTCGGTGAAGTCATCGTAGCGGAAGGATTCGCCCGACGCAGCCAGATCAACCACGTGGTGCGGCTGCAGAAGATGTGCATCAACTCGGTCCTGGCCGCCATACTCTCCATGGGCGCGATGACCGCTTCCGCCTCCGCGTCCAGCGTATCGCTGGCGTGGGATCCCTCCTCCGATGCCACGGTGGTAGGGTATAAAGTCTACTATCAGCCCGATTCCCAGACCACCCCGTTCCAGGGCCCCGCTCCGGTCGACGTACAGAGCCTCACCGCTGCCACCATAGACAACCTGGACCCCTCCCACAGTTACAGCTTCGCCGTGACCGCCTATGACGTTGACGGCATAGAAAGCGACTACTCGAATATCGTAACCGTCGTGGAATCGGTCCCACCCGCCACCGCCATCACCTACCCGGCCCCCTCCGCCACAGTCGCCGGCGCGGTAACGATTACTGCGGACGCCACTGACAACATCGCCGTGGCCAGTGTCGAGTTCTACGTGAACGGGGTCCTGAAGGGGTCCGCGGCCGCGGCCCCGTACGTTTATTCCTGGGACACAGCGTCCCTCGCGCCAGGGAGTTACACGCTGCAGACCAAGGCCTTCGATGCCGCGGGGAACAGTGCGCTGTCGCAGGCGATATCCGTCACCGTTGCCAATGATGTCCTGGCGCCGACGGTTTCTCTGGCATCCCCGGCCAACAATATGACGGTGAGCGGCGCGGTCACCGTCTCCGCCAATGCAACCGACAATGTAGGAGTCAGCCGGGTGGAGTTCTACCTGAACAACACGCTCCTGGGCGCCACCAACGTCGCCCCCTACAGCTACACCTGGGACACGAGGACCATGACCAACGGGGTGTATTCCCTGACGGCCAAGGCCTTTGACGCCGTGGGCAACGCCGGGCAATCACAGGTGGTCACCGTGAACGTGATGAACGACCTGGTGGCCCCGGTAGTGAACATCACCTCCCCCGCCAGCAATGCGACGGTAACCGGAACGGTGACCGTTGCGGCAGACGCCACCGACAACATAGGGGTGAGCAAGGTCGAGTTCTACCGCGACGGCGTGCTGGCCGCGACAAGTGCGGCGGCTCCCTACGGCTACACCTGGGACACCACCCAGGCGGCCAACGGCAGCCACACTCTCACCTCCAGGGCGTACGACGCGGCAGGCAACGTCGGGCAGTCGCAAAGCGTCACGGTGACCGTCGCCAACACTTCCAGCGATCTGATAGCGCCGACCGTTTCCATCACCTCCCCCGCCCCCAATGCCATCGTCAGCGGCAAGGTCGCGGTAACCGTCAACGCCACCGATGACGTCGGGGTCACCAAGGTGGAGTACTACCGCAACACCACCCTCATCGCGACCATTAAAAGTGCTCCTTTCACCTACTCCTGGGACACCACGACGGTCGTCGACGGCAACTGGACACTCAGCACGAAGGCCTATGACGCGGCAGGAAACGTCGGGCAGTCGCAAAGCGTCACGGTGACCGTCGCCAACACTTCCAGCGATCTGATAGCGCCGACCGTTTCCATCACCTCCCCCGCCCCCAACGCCATCGTCAGCGGCAAGGTCGCGGTAACCGTCAACGCCACCGATGACGTCGGGGTCAGCAAGGTGGAGTACTACCGCAACACCACCCTCATCGCGACCATTAAAAGTGCTCCTTTCACCTACTCCTGGGACACCACGACGGTCGTCGACGGCAACTGGACACTCAGCACGAAGGCCTATGACGCGGCAGGAAACGTCGGACAGTCGCAAAGCGTCACGGTGACCGTCGCCAACACTTCCAGCGATCTGATAGCGCCGGCCGTTTCGCTCACCTCGCCCGGTTCCGGGAGTACCGTGACCGGAAGCGTGGTGATCAGCGCGAACGCAAGCGACAACGTCGGTGTGTCGAAGGTGGAGTTTTACCGCGACGGCACCCTTCTCTCCACCCTGTCGGCGTCCCCCTACAGCTACACGTGGGATACGAAAACCTCAACCAACGGCAGTCACACCCTGACGGCAAAGGCCTACGATGCGGCCGGCAATGTGGGAAGCTCTCAGAACGTTTCGGTCACCGTCCAAAACGATCTCCAAGCTCCCGCAGTCGCCATCACCTCACCTTCCAACAACGCCACGGTATCTGGAACGGTGACGGTGAGCGCCAACGCATCAGACAACGTCGGCGTGACCAAGGTGAATTTCTACAGAAGCGGGGTGCTGATCGCTACCAGCACGTCGGCCCCTTACAGGTTCAACTGGAACACCAAGACGGTGCCCAATGGAAGTTACTCCCTTACGGCTACGGCGTACGACGCTGCTGGCAACACCCAGTCCAGCCAGATCGCCGTCAACGTCAAAAACAAATAG
- a CDS encoding fibronectin type III domain-containing protein — translation MSIDKVIITFPSAIVAFIELVRRVLVSLTGNPNFPEPWVGCSLAELSGCLEKLQQAHDEAKYHDSLKVKYRNQVKSETKRVLRNIANYVQLIAAGNVQALQSSGFDFQKERRSTKAGRPLTPEVQLRHGERRCTIWVKAKALPGAGSYEVQVSNSDPNLEANWAAYCISKSCSKIIISDLVSGQNYWVRIRGIFSFGAGEWSVPVTIMSL, via the coding sequence ATGTCCATCGACAAAGTCATCATCACTTTTCCATCGGCAATAGTTGCGTTCATCGAGCTGGTGCGCCGAGTATTAGTATCGTTGACCGGAAATCCTAACTTTCCCGAGCCATGGGTTGGGTGTTCCCTCGCGGAACTGTCTGGTTGTCTGGAAAAACTGCAACAGGCGCACGACGAGGCCAAATACCACGATTCCCTTAAGGTCAAGTACCGGAACCAGGTGAAGAGCGAAACAAAGCGCGTATTGAGGAACATCGCGAACTATGTACAACTCATCGCCGCGGGGAATGTCCAGGCCTTGCAAAGCAGCGGATTCGATTTCCAGAAAGAGCGCCGGTCGACAAAAGCCGGTCGCCCCCTCACACCGGAAGTCCAGTTGAGGCACGGCGAGCGCAGGTGCACCATCTGGGTGAAAGCAAAAGCACTCCCGGGTGCTGGAAGCTACGAGGTGCAGGTAAGCAATAGCGATCCCAACCTGGAAGCCAATTGGGCCGCCTACTGTATCTCAAAGAGCTGCAGCAAAATCATTATCAGCGACCTGGTCAGCGGCCAGAATTACTGGGTCCGGATTCGTGGTATCTTCAGTTTCGGTGCCGGTGAGTGGTCCGTCCCGGTCACCATCATGTCCCTCTAA
- a CDS encoding Ig-like domain-containing protein: MKVKHVVLLALFALIVPSAAFSSTVTLQWDPSSDPDLAGYRVYYQANSSAIPFVGSGAAEGNAPVDVSASTTASISGLDPGTSYYFAVTAYNTSGAESVYSNLVQVKEMVPPVVGITSPATNATISGPVAVGISAVDNVGVTSVELYVNGNLLGSSNTAPYVFNWTTSSLAPGQYTLTAKAYDAAGNVGTSEEVVFVAGDAMVPTIAFSAPANNKQVSGIVDVTASASDNVGVTGLALYDNSTLIYAANAGTLSYKWNTATAGNGSHTLVAIASDAAGNAGSASVSVTVANDLTPPAVNIVSPSSPQITNANLKVAASAKDNVAVVRMEVYLDGALLLGTNSGSISAAAKLGVGTHTVTVNAFDAAGNKGTKAVSVTR, translated from the coding sequence TTGAAAGTAAAGCATGTAGTGCTCCTCGCGCTGTTTGCGCTCATTGTTCCCAGCGCGGCCTTTTCATCCACTGTGACCCTGCAATGGGATCCTTCCTCCGACCCCGATCTTGCGGGTTACCGGGTATATTACCAGGCCAATTCTTCAGCCATCCCTTTCGTTGGCAGTGGCGCAGCGGAAGGTAACGCCCCCGTCGATGTTTCCGCCAGTACCACCGCTTCCATTAGCGGCCTCGATCCCGGCACCTCGTACTACTTCGCGGTGACCGCCTACAACACCAGCGGTGCGGAGAGCGTCTACTCCAATCTCGTGCAGGTAAAGGAGATGGTTCCGCCGGTGGTCGGCATCACCTCACCGGCAACGAACGCGACCATCAGCGGGCCGGTAGCCGTCGGGATCAGCGCCGTCGACAATGTCGGGGTGACCAGCGTGGAGTTGTACGTGAACGGGAACCTGCTGGGGAGCAGCAACACCGCTCCCTACGTCTTCAACTGGACTACCTCCTCGCTCGCCCCCGGGCAATACACCCTCACCGCGAAGGCTTACGACGCGGCAGGCAACGTTGGCACCTCGGAAGAGGTCGTCTTCGTTGCCGGAGACGCGATGGTTCCAACCATCGCCTTTTCCGCACCTGCAAACAACAAGCAGGTAAGTGGCATCGTCGACGTGACGGCCAGCGCCTCCGATAACGTCGGAGTCACCGGTTTAGCCCTTTACGACAACTCGACCCTGATTTACGCGGCCAACGCAGGCACACTCAGCTACAAATGGAACACCGCGACCGCCGGCAACGGGAGCCACACCTTGGTCGCCATAGCCTCCGATGCCGCCGGAAACGCAGGTTCGGCCAGCGTGTCTGTCACCGTGGCCAACGACCTCACCCCTCCGGCCGTCAACATCGTTTCCCCTTCCTCACCACAGATCACCAATGCGAACCTCAAGGTCGCGGCTTCGGCCAAGGACAACGTGGCTGTGGTACGGATGGAGGTCTATCTGGACGGAGCGCTGCTTTTGGGAACCAATTCGGGGTCCATCAGCGCGGCGGCGAAGCTCGGTGTCGGGACACATACCGTCACCGTCAACGCTTTCGACGCCGCCGGAAACAAGGGGACCAAGGCCGTGTCCGTAACACGCTAG